In Octopus bimaculoides isolate UCB-OBI-ISO-001 chromosome 14, ASM119413v2, whole genome shotgun sequence, the following are encoded in one genomic region:
- the LOC106870070 gene encoding zinc finger protein 585A — MYPGQPTFPTLENTQCTIYGQPIYQINQLKIPERSPVNETGYFPNLLWKDQYQGLGISNNVQNLTPNRVSVPSVTPSPSPSYKNSTNTIRFASSESSNVTTDRNLRIPDVSRKSVYQGTTGSDSSRIHNEGEPKNYRVLNIPGKSFSSPEPVSNNRMDTSAKTQKGDFPCKYCGKVFSCEFFLKIHTRIHLEDTSSPPPPHPNHTSPTNISNNNNNSNNHLHHNNNSHNNAINNNSHMNNNNNNSHNNHNNTSNHNNNNNNNNNNFSSNQIGGGKSDSCFQAPSPVKPLHMNPHFNTGNINSSGSAVDKPFRCSICSKTFSHLTNLKLHLRTHSGEKPFSCDECGKSFAQKSSLKDHRRLHTGDLFYCSYCKKPFANRFFLQNHERSHTGEKPFKCDFCGKAFGQRTNLKTHLRTHTGEKPFQCDLCDKSFAQLNCLNDHRRLHTGDTYVCGICKREFSNQFFLKSHEQTHKSGEIFKCTICGKTFSNKFFLKNHSRIHSGEKPYACEFCDKKFSQNGNLKTHLRIHTGEKPFICDICGKAFAQRNCLNDHKNLHTGETFKCELCSKSFSNQFFLKSHEQIHTGETFNCNICGKNFSNKFFLKNHSRIHSGEKPFKCDICDKQFSQRGNLKIHLRIHTGEKPFVCNICGKGFAQRNCLNDHKRIHTGNMYYCSICHKEFSNEFFLKSHQQVHKNTDEVYTCSICDKTFNNKFFLKNHEISHSGEKPFTCEICDKSFSHRTNLKTHLRIHTGEKPFQCDICDKAFTQKNTLNDHKRIHTGQLFYCPVCNKGFSNRFFLKSHELSHSDQKSYECEFCQKRFTLSGNLKMHLKTHTGEKDYICDICGKAFAQKNCLNDHKRVHTGDLFYCSYCKRSFANQFFLRNHERTHTGEKPFQCSFCDKAFAQRGNLKTHLRKHTGEKPFHCDICGKSYSQKNCLNDHMRMHTGELLLCRFCGKEFSNRFFHRNHERLHTGEIPYHCELCGEVFSHSSALKAHTKTHTEIGKKQVFYCDGCNKYFTDRNNFTKHNCFQTNNSELSKHQPSIKSPMTNIRTNNNNNNNNSNSINTNISTTPTPPPSNNNNSIYNSNNTTTTTNNNNINSIKANPTSIQEPTTDMSKGPCRTDSNSSASIKSDSSKDSLTPIIVPSPAPPTFLHEMPPSWENNYIWLREFPLPPMLSSGWTNVPNTMNYDWNKNNKQEDEENAQQSANSSPKSH; from the coding sequence ATGTATCCAGGTCAGCCCACCTTCCCCACCCTTGAAAATACCCAGTGTACAATATACGGGCAGCCTATCTACCAGATAAACCAGTTGAAAATACCCGAACGAAGCCCTGTCAATGAAACGGGCTACTTCCCCAATCTTCTTTGGAAAGACCAATACCAAGGTCTTGGGATCTCTAATAATGTCCAAAACCTCACTCCGAACCGAGTGTCTGTCCCTTCTGTAACCCCATCCCCCAGCCCCAGCTATAAAAATAGCACCAACACAATCAGATTTGCCAGTTCTGAGAGCAGCAATGTTACTACAGACAGGAATCTGCGTATTCCTGATGTCTCTAGGAAAAGTGTTTACCAAGGAACTACCGGTTCTGATTCTTCACGAATACACAATGAAGGGGAACCGAAAAACTATCGAGTTCTCAACATACCAGGTAAAAGCTTTTCTTCCCCAGAGCCAGTCTCGAATAATCGCATGGACACTTCTGCAAAGACACAAAAAGGGGACTTCCCATGTAAATATTGCGGGAAGGTCTTCTCTTGTGAATTCTTTTTGAAGATTCATACTCGCATTCATTTAGAAGACACATCCTCTCCACCACCGCCACACCCCAATCATACCTCTCCCACCAacattagcaacaataacaacaacagcaacaatcatctTCATCACAACAATAACAGTCACAACAATGCTATTAATAACAACAgtcatatgaataataataacaacaacagtcacaacaaccacaataacaccagcaaccacaacaacaacaataacaacaataataataatttttctagtAATCAAATTGGAGGTGGCAAAAGCGACTCCTGTTTCCAGGCACCATCCCCTGTCAAACCCCTTCATATGAATCCACACTTTAACACTGGGAACATCAATTCTTCTGGATCTGCTGTTGACAAACCGTTCCGTTGTAGTATTTGCTCAAAGACATTCAGTCATCTAACTAATCTAAAACTTCATCTTCGCACACATTCTGGTGAGAAACCATTTAGCTGTGATGAATGCGGAAAATCCTTCGCTCAGAAGAGCAGTCTCAAAGATCATCGGCGTCTTCATACTGGAGATTTGTTCTATTGCAGTTATTGCAAAAAACCATTTGCAAACCGCTTCTTTCTTCAGAACCATGAACGTAgccatacaggagaaaagccttTTAAATGTGATTTCTGTGGTAAAGCATTCGGCCAACGTACGAATCTTAAAACCCACCTCAGGACTCACACGGGTGAGAAACCATTTCAATGTGATCTGTGTGACAAATCTTTTGCGCAGTTGAATTGTCTAAATGACCACAGACGGCTTCACACAGGAGATACTTATGTGTGTGGTATTTGCAAAAGAGAATTCTCGAACCAATTCTTCTTGAAAAGTCATGAACAAACCCACAAGTCAGGAGAGATTTTCAAATGTACAATCTGTGGAAAGACCTTTTCCAACAAGTTCTTTTTGAAAAATCATTCCAGGATTCACAGTGGGGAAAAGCCATATGCTTGTGAATTCTGCGATAAGAAATTCTCGCAAAACGGGAATTTAAAGACACATCTTagaattcatacaggagagaagccatttatctgtgacatttgtggtaaggCATTTGCACAAAGAAACTGTCTGAATGATCATAAGAATCTACATACAGGTGAAACATTCAAGTGCGAATTGTGCAGTAAAAGCTTCTCCAACCAGTTTTTCCTAAAAAGCCATGAACAGATACATACTGGCGAGACTTTTAACTGCAATATATGTGgcaaaaacttttcaaataaattCTTTCTGAAAAACCATTCAAGAATTCATTCAGGTGAGAAACCATTTAAATGTGATATTTGCGATAAGCAGTTTTCCCAGAGAGGCAATTTGAAAATTCATCTGAGAATAcacacaggggagaaaccattcGTATGTAATATTTGCGGAAAAGGATTTGCGCAAAGAAATTGCCTTAACGACCACAAAAGGATCCACACTGGGAACATGTATTACTGCTCCATATGTCATAAAGAGTTTTCTAATGAATTTTTTCTCAAAAGTCATCAGCAAGTCCATAAGAATACAGATGAAGTTTACACATGCTCAATTTGTgacaaaacatttaacaacaagTTCTTCTTAAAGAACCATGAAATATCCCATTCTGGTGAGAAACCATTTACCTGTGAAATTTGTGACAAGTCCTTCTCTCACCGGACAAACCTAAAAACACATTTAAGAATACACACAGGGGAGAAACCctttcagtgtgatatctgtgataaagcTTTTACACAGAAAAATACCCTGAACGATCACAAGAGGATCCACACCGGACAGCTGTTCTATTGCCCTGTTTGTAATAAAGGGTTTTCTAATCGCTTTTTCCTAAAAAGCCATGAACTCAGTCATTCGGACCAAAAGTCTTACGAATGTGAATTCTGCCAAAAACGTTTTACACTATCAGGTAACTTAAAAATGCACTTAAAAACACATACTGGAGAAAAAGATTATATCTGCGACATTTGTGGGAAGGCCTTTGCCCAGAAAAACTGCCTAAACGACCACAAAAGAGTACACACAGGAGACTTGTTTTATTGCAGCTATTGTAAGAGGTCTTTTGCCAACCAGTTTTTCCTTCGAAATCATGAGCGCACGcacacaggggagaaaccattcCAGTGCAGTTTTTGTGATAAAGCTTTTGCTCAGCGAGGTAACCTAAAGACGCATCTACGCAaacacacaggtgagaaaccatttcattgtgatatatgtgggaAGTCCTATTCTCAGAAGAACTGTCTAAATGATCATATGCGTATGCACACAGGAGAATTGCTCTTGTGCCGCTTTTGTGGCAAAGAATTTTCAAACCGCTTCTTTCACCGTAACCACGAGCGTCTTCACACTGGGGAGATCCCATATCATTGCGAGTTGTGTGGGGAAGTGTTCTCCCACAGCTCTGCGCTAAAAGCccataccaaaacacacacagaaataggtAAGAAACAAGTATTCTACTGTGACggttgtaataaatattttacagacCGGAACAACTTTACAAAACACAACTGCTTTCAAACAAACAATTCTGAGTTGTCGAAACATCAGCCTTCCATTAAGTCCCCAATGACAAACATcagaactaacaacaacaacaacaacaacaacagcaacagcatcaacaccaacatcagcaccacccccactccacccccctctaacaacaacaacagtatatacaacagtaacaacaccaccaccaccaccaacaacaacaacatcaatagcatTAAAGCAAATCCTACATCTATTCAGGAACCCACTACAGATATGTCAAAAGGGCCATGTCGAACAGACTCAAACTCTTCGGCTTCTATCAAATCCGACTCCAGCAAAGACTCGTTGACTCCAATAATAGTCCCCTCACCTGCTCCCCCCACATTCTTACACGAAATGCCCCCCAGTTGGGAGAACAACTACATTTGGCTGAGAGAGTTTCCTCTGCCCCCCATGTTAAGTTCTGGCTGGACTAATGTCCCCAACACAATGAATTATGActggaacaaaaataataaacaagaagacgaagaaaacgCTCAGCAAAGCGCTAATTCTTCACCAAAAAGccactaa